The stretch of DNA TAACACGAGCAAGAAAATAAAGCACTAGACAATGGAGCAAGATGATGAGAAGCTGTGAAAGATTAAATCGCGAAAACCAAATTTATTCCTTATTATCATCTTTCAGCAACACATgatttcataatttaaaatcttattcACCAGCTTTTCTTCTAAATCATCTGGAAGATGCGTAAATGCACTTCACAGTATCTAAATATCCAAATACAATAACCTAATAATCTCAAGTTCTCAGCTCTCAAGGACATCAATAGGtacacaacaaaaaaattaacaatgaaAGACATAAGCAGAACCATAACATAATCAAACATAATCAGTTAATCactataaaaactaaaattcaaaacagaaattaaagacaATAGAACCACATAATATCAATCCTAAACCACAGACAACaatagttgaagaagaaaaatgaaaaatcattaaatcacaaattaaaaattaaaaatcctaaaaaatgtACCTTCTAGAATATAGAGATGAGGGAGCACCGTAAGACTAGATGGTGGACGGTGGTGTAAGGCGAAACTGGAGTAGAAGACGGTGGAACGTGGCAGGAATGGAGTAGATGAGGGTTGAGCATGGCCAAACTAAAGCAGAAAAGGGCTGGAGCACGGTTGAACAGAGCCAACGCGGCCGAACAACAGTTGCTCGATGGACGAACAATGAGATGACGACAAAGTTAGGGCTTGAGGGTGCCTTCTAGAGTACAGAGGTAAGGGAGAACTGGATGGCTAGAGCAAAGAAGGGTTGGAGCATGGTGGTTTAGTAGAATAGAGCTGGCGCAGCAAAACAACAGCTCTGAGCGACGGAGGAACTACACGAGATGAGGACAAGTGACGGAGTGATAGAGACGACAGTGGACGAGAATGACGGAGTGATGAGAGCAAGTGGACGGTGGCTGGGGAAGGCGGCTTCAAGGTTTGAGCAGTTGCAACGGCAGTGACTGGATGGAGCAATTGAGGGAGTGATGAAGGAGCTCGAAGGCGAGTATGCAAGATGCTACTACTGGTTGTTGAGTGAGTGACTGTTCAATGAAGGGGAAggagattagggtttaggggttcaccctttcctttttATCTCATTAATGAACAGAACAACACTATTGGTGAAAAATATGAAAACCAGCTGGGTCCTGGTTTGATTCAACCGAGCAATTTCCAACCGATTCGGCGGTCTAATAACAATTTTCAAAAAGAGTGATTATGATTTTTGACCAAATCAAAATATTCACCGGTTCACGGTTCGACCTATTCAACCGGCCAATTCAAAccaatttttagaattttggtcCCATTCTCttccaaaaatatctatggCATAGCTTAGTAAAGAGTTATGGTTTTCAAAAAAAGtgtatttaatttaaatgtttaaaaatagttttttaaaacttgtgaaaaataaaaataaagtgatATTCAATACACacaagttataaaaattttgtttggtAAAGTtgttttcaatatttaaaaagattttaatagccataaatataataaagacTAAGAATCAATATAGATATTTACTAGTATATAAAatcatattaaatattttaattttaaaaatagctagtttattttgaaaatattttagaagaGTTTTAAAAAGTACTCATAACTTTTCGAAGTTAAAATGTACAAAtacttaattttctttattaaatacAGAATAtgatgtttatattttttaaaaacataagcacttctttaaaatattttgccAAACTATTGTAATAAACAAAtgaaatagaattttaaatttgtctcATCTACtttttagtttaatatattGTCGTAAAATTTCAGGATATCATGTCAAATTTTTAAACGtattataattgattttaaatgttaatgtgaataataatttgttaattaattgaaaattttttagtgGGCAAACATTTTCATTGATTAGGTAAAGGAGAATATTAGGAGGGGTcaacatttttaattaaaaaaaataagagttgGTTAATATTGTTCAATTgcaagacaaataaaaaaatattaattattacctaacatttctcttaaataaaaaaaccttGCCAAAGAAAGTAAAATTCCAGTAACTTTGGCCCCGATGTTGCAATTTGTAGACAACTCTTTTTTCGGTTTCGCTGCAATTTTTAAACAACTGAACTCATGTTGTTCCCTTTCAACAataactaattaaatttttcattGTGGCCTATTAATATTAGATTGCGGCGAATGAGAAACATGCAAATCAAAGCTCATCACAGCAAAGATAAGAGCCATTGGCAACAACATCAAAAGCCGCTAGATTTTGCAAAGCACCAAATTAACAACCGACACATCTAACGAAACAACAACTACTGTTCTCTTTGTTCCTTTATAAACAAGTATTAACGTTAGGAGGCTGAGGTTTACCTCGCACCCAAGTCCATCTAACCCTGTTTGTGATAATCAATCCCTTTCATTcatcaacattttgttctgtttaattgtttatttcgcacataaattaaagttcataaaaaaatagaaatacatttaatttaatttaagagaaaaaaagacAAACAAATCTTTGACTTTTTTATTTACAGATATTTAAGTTcttgagaatttaaaattatatttaaatttttgatgtttttaAAACTTGGATATATCAATTCCTCATATTCACTTGGGTCTATTAGATTAACGAAAAATCAAACAGATACATATATGAAAGAATTTTTAAATGAGTCAAATTGAACAAAGATCGATGTGTCTAGATTTTAAGAGGtcagaaatttaaatatatttttaaatttctaaaaacttAAATGTTTGCTGACTAGAAAATAAGAAAACGATTTGTCCTTCTCTCTTAATTTTATTGGATCAAAATGTCCTTGGATATATGTCTCAAATTACACCTATTATATATCTACCTTGGTAACAAATTAAAGCGACAAGAAAGCATTATATATGTTAATGTTGAATCTTTGTGACATTTAACATTGCGTCTAACTAATTGTGTTGTAAAAACTCCCTTGAGTTCGATCAATTGATGTAGTGTTATAACTTGTGTAAAATTGATCACATTGGAAAATGAAGTTACATAGTATCAGAGGAAGTTCCACAATCAAATTATAATCTGGCTTGAAATGTACTCTATATCCTAACCATAGCCAGCGGAAATTAAAGCCGATGCAATAGTTCAAAGATTGCAACATTGTGGGCAAAGGAATTATTAGTATGTAGTCTGTAACATCTCATTTTCAATCACCTAATTAATTATCATAGTCCCACTAATTCCATTTCTTCTATATAAGCTGCCTCAGTTTGTTGTTTAATCCATCCAAAgtaaaaaaacaagaaaacacaataaaaaagaaGCTTTAGAAgattaaaagagaaaaggaaatgTGTTCTTCGCCAAGCATGCCGGGCTTCTTAAGGGTTATGCTCGTTGTGTTATGTGCTGTATTCATTTTTCCAAATCTAACGCATGCAGAGCATGAAAGAGTTACAAGGCACTACAAGTTTAACGTATGTGTACACAAAATATCACTGCCACATTTTTAGTCTATGATCTATAGTCACTATTTTTTACTCTCTGACTTAATTCACGATAATCGTAGCTCTATGGTCACAGCTTTTTCACATTAATAATTCAAATATGTGCAAATTATTTGtaatgtcaatgcaaattaTACTGATTTACTGTCACGTATGTGTAAAAACTAATAGGATGTAAAAAATTTTGGCGTGCTTATCTAAATATTGTTGGCGctctagaattttttttttaaacttgtgTTTCTcaatttgaattcctttttgTGCAGATCAAAATGCAAAATGTGACAAGGCTTTGCAAAACAAAGAGCATCGTGACTGTGAATGGACAGTTTCCAGGTCCTAGAATAATAGCAAGAGAGGGTGATAGACTTGTGATTAAAGTGGTTAACCATGTTCAGCACAATGTGACAATTCATtggtattaattaattaacttcaATGGTAGCATACTAACAATTTTGCTGCACAATTTAATATGATAaactatatatacattttttggcAGGCATGGAATCCGGCAAGTGAGAAGTGGTTGGGCAGACGGACCGGCGTATATAACGCAGTGTCCGATTCAGAGAGGGCAGAGTTATGTATACAACTTCACGGTGGTTGGGCAGAGAGGTACACTGTGGTGGCATGCACACATCTCATGGCTCAGAACAACTCTCTATGGTGCCATTGTGATTCTTCCAAAGAGACACGAGGCTTATCCATTCGCCAAGCCCTTCAAAGAAGTCCCCATCATACTTGGTAAGCCATGATATATATTAGAAAGTAAAATGTTGTTTCTAAGctgatatattttgatattatattgCATAAAAAACAATGGCAGGGGAGTGGTGGAATGCGGACACAGAAGCTGTTATAAACCAAGCAACGAAAACAGGATTGGCGCCTAATCTGTCTGATGCTCACACAATCAACGGCCTTCCAGGTCTTCTCTCTAACTGCTCAGCCAAAGGTAAGAATGAATCACTAAAACAACTTGCTTTTATACCttgtttgtaaaaaaaaaatagggaTAGGGTGaacattttttgtattattgaaTACTCgcttaataatttttatacgAGACAacctaattttgaaaaaaaaaaaaagtgatggTTTATTTGTTGTAGAAAAATATTGGGCAGGTGAAGACTTACAACTTACATGTAATTGTGTTTTTGTAAAGTTAATAGTTGaaagtttttaaataaatattcactaaaacatatcaaattatctcataattttcaactaacaatttcataaaaagataaattatagGTGAATTTTTACTATAttgtacataaaaaaaaacagcCCACAAATCAAAttactatatatttatgtataaatatgtgctatatagttatttttatttttaatatatattttatattttattacatattttatattcataacTGATTTTAATACCTACctaatatgattttaatttttaccttTAACATGGTTGGTTAGAATATAAGACATattaatttctaataaaaaacaataacttAATTCTAATATTTGTAAAAACGTGTCaaattagttattagtatagtaaaagcaaataaattatctgaaattctaaaagatatatataaagGAACTAACTAAATTCAAACAATTTCGTAAGAAAAGTTAAATCATACAAACATTTctgtatttttatgtttttataacTGAATGGAGAATACTATTGGCAAATTTTTTtgtggaaaagaaaatgaaattggCCATTTGACTGTGTGAAGAGACTTTCAAGCTGAAGGTGAAGCCTGGAAAAACGTATCTGCTTCGGCTGATCAACGCTGCACTGAATGATGAGATGTTCTTCAGCATAGCAAACCACACCCTCACCGTGGTCGAAGTAGACGCAGTGTACGTAAAGCCCTTCGCATCAAACATTGTTCTCATCACACCAGGCCAAACCACCAACGTTCTTCTCAAAACCAAACCAACCCCTCCAAACTCCAGATTCGCCGTCGCCGCAAGGCCCTACGCCACCGGCCCCGCCGCCTTCGACAACGCCACAACCACCGCCCTGCTTGAGTACAACCACCCCGCACCCTCACTCTCCAACACCAATAACCTTCCACTTTTCAGACCCCCACTCCCCAAATTCAACGACACAGTCTTTGCCGCCAAATTCAACAACAGAGTCCGTAGCTTGAACACCAAAAGGTTCCCAGCAAAAGTTCCAAGAACCGTTGACAGACGCTTCTTCTTCACGGTGGGGTTAGGGATCAGTAAATGCTCCAAGAACGAAGCGTGTCAAGGACCCAACAACACGAGAGTCGCGGCTGCCGTTAACAACGTGTCGTTTGTGATGCCAAACACGGCCTTACTCCAAGCACACTTCTTTAACAAATCAAAAGGGGTTTACAGCACTGATTTCCCTGCGAACCCGCCGGTTAAGTTCAACTACACCGGCACGCCGCCGAGGAACATCATGGTAAGTAGTGGGACGAAGGTGGTGGTGCTGAAGTTCAACGAGAGCGTGGAGTTGGTGCTGCAGGACACAAGCATCATCGGAGCAGAGTCGCACCCACTTCATCTTCATGGATTTAACTTCTTCATTGTGGGTCAAGGCAATGGAAACTTTGACCCCAAAAAGGATCCTAAGAACTTCAATCTTGTTGACCCCGCTGAGAGAAACACTGCTGGCGTGCCTTCTGGTGGATGGCTCGCTCTGCGCTTCCTTGCTGATAACCCAGGTGGGTACTGTACTACTAGAactatatatcattatcaagaaCAAATTAGTTTCTGTTTCGTAGAATCATTACCATTCTTTTTTTCcactaaatatatattaacGATAAACTTCAGGTCAGTGAAATGGGAATTTCTTTTTTATCGAAAAGTTttgaaatttctaattatctccTTCCTATTAGTAATTAGTTCACTCGGTCACTCAAATAGATAttagaattcaaatttcacCTTCTGTATATTACATCctactaattaataaaa from Arachis duranensis cultivar V14167 chromosome 4, aradu.V14167.gnm2.J7QH, whole genome shotgun sequence encodes:
- the LOC107484778 gene encoding laccase-17, encoding MCSSPSMPGFLRVMLVVLCAVFIFPNLTHAEHERVTRHYKFNIKMQNVTRLCKTKSIVTVNGQFPGPRIIAREGDRLVIKVVNHVQHNVTIHWHGIRQVRSGWADGPAYITQCPIQRGQSYVYNFTVVGQRGTLWWHAHISWLRTTLYGAIVILPKRHEAYPFAKPFKEVPIILGEWWNADTEAVINQATKTGLAPNLSDAHTINGLPGLLSNCSAKETFKLKVKPGKTYLLRLINAALNDEMFFSIANHTLTVVEVDAVYVKPFASNIVLITPGQTTNVLLKTKPTPPNSRFAVAARPYATGPAAFDNATTTALLEYNHPAPSLSNTNNLPLFRPPLPKFNDTVFAAKFNNRVRSLNTKRFPAKVPRTVDRRFFFTVGLGISKCSKNEACQGPNNTRVAAAVNNVSFVMPNTALLQAHFFNKSKGVYSTDFPANPPVKFNYTGTPPRNIMVSSGTKVVVLKFNESVELVLQDTSIIGAESHPLHLHGFNFFIVGQGNGNFDPKKDPKNFNLVDPAERNTAGVPSGGWLALRFLADNPGVWFMHCHLEVHTSWGLKMAWIVQDGKRRNQKLPPPPSDLPKC